In Anopheles gambiae chromosome 2, idAnoGambNW_F1_1, whole genome shotgun sequence, a single window of DNA contains:
- the LOC1270234 gene encoding cuticle protein 8 translates to MAFFKSLVCLAVLGVAAAGVVPLATEYQGDYYAHPKYSYNYGVHDSLTGDVKSQVESRDGDVVKGQYSLVEPDGSVRTVDYTADDVNGFNAVVSKSAPSVHAKTVVAHAAPAVVAHAAPAVYASHAAPAVYASHAAPAVYASHAAPAVYAAPAVVAKTVVSHAAPAVYASHAAPAVYASHAAPAVYASHAYAPAHGTVEYHGKAAAPLAYYH, encoded by the exons ATGGCTTTCTTCAAA TCGCTTGTGTGCCTGGCTGTGCTCGGAGTTGCCGCCGCCGGTGTGGTCCCGCTCGCCACTGAATACCAGGGAGACTACTAC GCTCACCCCAAATACTCCTACAACTATGGTGTTCACGATAGTTTGACCGGAGATGTCAAGTCGCAGGTCGAGAGCCGCGACGGTGATGTCGTGAAGGGCCAGTACTCCCTCGTCGAGCCGGACGGTTCCGTGCGCACCGTCGACTACACCGCCGATGATGTGAACGGATTCAACGCCGTCGTCAGCAAGTCGGCCCCGTCTGTCCACGCCAAGACCGTTGTGGCCCATGCCGCCCCGGCCGTCGTTGCCCACGCCGCCCCGGCCGTCTACGCCTCGCACGCCGCCCCGGCCGTCTATGCTTCCCATGCTGCCCCGGCCGTCTACGCTAGCCACGCTGCCCCGGCCGTCTACGCCGCCCCGGCTGTCGTCGCCAAGACCGTCGTCTCGCACGCTGCCCCAGCTGTGTACGCCAGCCACGCTGCCCCGGCTGTGTACGCTAGCCACGCCGCCCCGGCCGTCTACGCCTCGCACGCCTATGCTCCGGCTCACGGAACCGTCGAGTACCACGGCAAGGCCGCCGCCCCTCTGGCTTACTACCACTAA
- the LOC1270233 gene encoding larval cuticle protein A2B: protein MVARVCATLLLALAMFGSSALARPGYAVDYYDHPKYAFNYGVADHSTGDVKSQHETRDGDVVKGQYSLVEPDGSVRTVDYTADPINGFNAVVSKTAPLVHAHAPVVKHVVPAVKAVHHVPAAPVVQKVVYAHEPLLHVAKTGHYTEHAPAVHYGDYDGYYGHYDDSHYY, encoded by the exons atgGTTGCTCGCGTCTGTGCTACACTGCTGCTGGCTTTGGCCATGTTCGGAAGCAGCGCTCTAGCCCGCCCGGGATACGCTGTTGATTATTAT GATCATCCCAAGTACGCGTTCAACTACGGTGTGGCCGACCACAGCACCGGCGATGTGAAGTCGCAGCACGAAACTCGTGACGGAGACGTTGTCAAAG GACAATACTCCCTGGTCGAGCCGGACGGTTCCGTGCGCACCGTGGACTACACCGCCGATCCGATCAACGGATTCAACGCGGTAGTGTCGAAGACGGCCCCGCTCGTCCACGCTCACGCCCCCGTCGTCAAGCACGTCGTCCCTGCGGTGAAGGCCGTCCACCACGTGCCGGCCGCTCCCGTCGTACAGAAGGTCGTCTACGCTCACGAGCCACTCC TTCACGTAGCCAAGACGGGTCACTACACCGAGCACGCTCCGGCCGTCCACTACGGTGACTACGATGGATACTACGGACACTACGATGATAGCCACTACTACTAG